One genomic window of Bactrocera dorsalis isolate Fly_Bdor chromosome 4, ASM2337382v1, whole genome shotgun sequence includes the following:
- the LOC105225216 gene encoding telomere attrition and p53 response 1 protein, translating to MQQDCSEESWLEEQCHREINAQHDEHERDYVRNRDSALSNVWGAFQDSATAVAHLYRERSSNTYPDTGALWLPFQTAAGTVTTLYKEACDGVKRTSDSAVQCGYQRRTRELADWARSKKRRMIRREDLLAYLAGKPLTNTNRRSPKPEHSHNHSNTGAVFNTNASHHTPPHIYSSHHHHAQHQNHHHQAVGGGATNEPTNDLHTFKEALVLRPRGPELFAFVANEIARHCKRPASPIDDKMDICHYSSKRQRFM from the exons ATGCAACAAGATTGCAGTGAAGAAAGTTGGCTGGAAGAGCAATGTCATCGGGAGATCAACGCCCAACACGACGAGCACGAACGCGACTACGTAAGGAATCGTGATAGTGCCTTAAGTAATGTATGGGGTGCATTTCAGGATTCAGCCACAGCAGTGGCACATCTTTACAGAG AACGTTCTTCAAACACGTATCCTGATACAGGTGCATTATGGCTTCCATTTCAAACAGCTGCAGGCACTGTAACCACACTATACAAAG AAGCATGTGATGGTGTCAAGCGAACCAGTGACTCAGCTGTTCAGTGCGGCTATCAGCGGCGTACACGTGAATTGGCCGATTGGGCCAGGAGTAAAAAACGTCGTATGATACGTCGCGAGGATCTTTTAGCCTATTTGGCTGGCAAGCCGTTAACAAATACTAATCGTCG tTCACCAAAGCCAGAACATTCGCACAATCACTCAAACACCGGTGCTGTGTTCAATACAAACGCTTCACACCATACACCGCCTCATATATACAGCTCACATCACCATCACGCTCAGCATCAGAATCATCATCATCAAGCAGTCGGCGGTGGTGCTACTAATGAGCCAACAAATGATTTGCACACATTCAAAGAAGCGCTTGTCTTGCGGCCACG TGGGCCCGAACTATTTGCATTTGTTGCCAACGAAATCGCCCGTCACTGCAAACGTCCAGCCAGTCCCATCGATGATAAAATGGACATCTGCCATTATAGCAGTAAACGACAGCGTTTCatgtag